A DNA window from Hevea brasiliensis isolate MT/VB/25A 57/8 chromosome 2, ASM3005281v1, whole genome shotgun sequence contains the following coding sequences:
- the LOC110654855 gene encoding uncharacterized protein LOC110654855 — translation MRIFTAILGSVTAPSFLSQLFSANDAYASSLPAFHTGHCSCSKISHRSRHSISTLKVSVSENPNQSATTTTPFSTGVFEASPDSIRQARRSADWKAARAYNDSGSIYEGRIEGFNNGGLLIRFYSLLGFLPFPQLSPSHSCKEPQKTIHDIAKGLIGSRISVKIIQVEEENRKLIFSEREAAWSKFSKRVNVGDILAGRVGSVEDYGAFVHLLFPDGLYHLTGLVHVSEVSWDLVQDIRDILSEGDEVKVKIINIDRQKSRITLSIKQLEEDPLLETLDKVIAQDGSVDPDPLAMNSSSTIEPLPGLEAIIQELLIEEGVDGVRINRQGFEKRVVSQDLQLWLSNAPPVDRKFTLLARAGRQVQEIQLTTTLDQEGIKKALQRVLERVP, via the exons ATGCGAATTTTCACAGCTATACTGGGGTCCGTCACGGCCCCTTCCTTCCTTTCTCAACTCTTCTCCGCCAACGATGCTTATGCTTCTTCTCTACCGGCTTTTCACACTGGCCATTGTAGTTGTTCTAAAATTTCCCACAGGTCTAGACATTCAATTTCCACTCTCAAAGTCTCTGTTTCTGAAAATCCGAATCAatcagccaccaccaccacccccttCTCCACCGGAGTTTTTGAAGCATCACCTGATTCTATTCGACAAGCTCGG AGGTCCGCTGATTGGAAGGCAGCAAGGGCTTATAATGATAGTGGATCCATCTATGAGGGCAGGATTGAAGGATTTAATAATGGAGGCTTGCTAATTCGGTTTTATTCTCTtctgggttttcttcctttccctcAGTTGAGTCCATCGCATTCTTGTAAAG AACCACAAAAAACTATCCATGATATTGCAAAAGGTTTAATTGGTTCGCGTATTTCTGTCAAG ATAATCCAAGTGGAAGAGGAGAACAGAAAATTGATATTCTCTGAGCGGGAAGCTGCCTGGTCCAAGTTTTCTAAAAGAGTTAATGTAGGGGATATTTTAGCAGGAAGAGTGGGTTCTGTTGAGGATTATGGTGCCTTCGTTCACTTGCTCTTCCCTGATG GTTTATATCATCTCACCGGATTAGTACATGTCTCAGAGGTTTCTTGGGATTTAGTTCAAGACATTAGAGACATCCTTAGCGAGGGTGATGAAGTGAAGGtcaaaattattaatattgaTCG GCAAAAGTCAAGGATTACATTGTCAATCAAGCAGTTGGAAGAAGATCCATTGCTGGAAACTTTGGATAAAGTAATTGCTCAG GATGGTTCAGTTGATCCTGATCCTTTGGCCATGAATAGCAGCAGTACGATTGAACCTCTTCCAGGGCTGGAAGCAATAATTCAAGAACTACTAATTGAAGAAGG TGTAGATGGTGTTAGAATCAATAGACAAGGGTTTGAGAAACGTGTTGTTTCACAAGACCTACAACTTTGGCTTTCAAAT GCGCCACCCGTCGATAGGAAGTTCACCCTTCTTGCTCGTGCTGGACGGCAG GTGCAGGAAATTCAATTGACCACCACACTCGATCAGGAAGGTATCAAGAAGGCACTGCAACGAGTATTGGAACGGGTCCCATGA